The Pseudoliparis swirei isolate HS2019 ecotype Mariana Trench chromosome 16, NWPU_hadal_v1, whole genome shotgun sequence genome includes a window with the following:
- the LOC130206238 gene encoding uncharacterized protein LOC130206238 isoform X2, protein MAEARAVLRRCDPVLLGLFRDSEPPEAARMVLHLMDSRRVQKVLGREQFVLDSMMSLLERLESARQLMTQACPAQPGGGARSRWKALKGDSRSRTEDTETLLRSLEDKVQQIHNRRHTLTQLVHQLESKKQQHERLEESLQKAQNALQLCDNQLNQLRAESEAALCQLIGCQRIRDELQVYASSLQDSMQINLLSFSQSELCLELRPRPSTDMSSNEPELLKLSVTWSHGDRFTLQVREGPPGLVEDGLSGRRSELSAALLEVMQCYLCQFQLLSEIQRLRSSFAIDWRPAQQVLVFLKSARLVFTLQVQDGYPGAGSARLLSALKDGRAVDTSGLKPLRSNHSLTDWLVFLSSAPMD, encoded by the exons ATGGCTGAAGCTCGAGC GGTTCTGCGGCGCTGTGATCCGGTTCTCTTGGGTCTCTTCAGAGACTCAGAACCACCTGAAGCAGCTCGGATGGTTCTCCACCTGATG gacagCAGGCGGGTCCAGAAGGTTCTGGGCCGCGAGCAATTTGTTCTGGACTCCATGATGTcgctgctggagaggctggagtCTGCCCGGCAACTGATGACACAGGCCTGCCCCGCCCAGCctg ggggcggggctcgcAGCCGGTGGAAGGCTCTGAAAGGAGACAGCAGGTCCAGGACggaggacacagagacactccTCAGATCTCTGGAGGACAAAGTTCAACAAATACACAAtaggagacacacactcacacaactgGTCCACCAGCTGGAGagcaag AAGCAGCAGCATGAAAGGCTGGAGGAGTCTCTGCAGAaggcccagaatgcattgcagtTATGCGACAATCAGCTGAATCAGCTGAGGGCGGAGTCAGAGGCTGCACTCTGTCAGCTGATCGGCTGTCAGCGAATCAGAGATGA GCTGCAGGTGTACGCCTCTTCCCTACAGGACAGCATGCAGATCAACCTGCTgtcattcagccaatcagagctgtGTCTGGAGCTCAGGCCACGCCCCTCTACAGATATGTCGTCCAATGAGCCGGAACTACTGAAGTTGTCAGTCACCTGGAGCCACGGCGACCGCTTCACACTGCAG GTGAGggagggtcctcctggtctggtGGAGGACGGGCTGTCGGGCCGGCGGTCTGAACTGAGCGCCGCCTTGCTGGAGGTGATGCAGTGTTACCTGTGTCAGTtccagctgctgtctgagatcCAGAGACTGAGATCTAG CTTCGCCATCGACTGGCGCCCGGCCCAGCAGGTCCTGGTGTTCCTGAAGTCGGCTCGGCTGGTCTTCACCCTGCAGGTCCAGGACGGGTACCCTGGAGCCGGGTCGGCCCGCCTGCTGTCAGCACTCAAAGACGGCCGAGCTGTGGACACGTCTGGGCTGAAG cctctcagatCTAACCACAGTCTCACTGATTGGTTGGTGTTCCTCAGCAGCGCTCCAATGGACTGA
- the LOC130206238 gene encoding uncharacterized protein LOC130206238 isoform X1, whose translation MAEARAVLRRCDPVLLGLFRDSEPPEAARMVLHLMDSRRVQKVLGREQFVLDSMMSLLERLESARQLMTQACPAQPGGGARSRWKALKGDSRSRTEDTETLLRSLEDKVQQIHNRRHTLTQLVHQLESKVTHTHTHTQRDTHSSPCLISSPCLLQKQQHERLEESLQKAQNALQLCDNQLNQLRAESEAALCQLIGCQRIRDELQVYASSLQDSMQINLLSFSQSELCLELRPRPSTDMSSNEPELLKLSVTWSHGDRFTLQVREGPPGLVEDGLSGRRSELSAALLEVMQCYLCQFQLLSEIQRLRSSFAIDWRPAQQVLVFLKSARLVFTLQVQDGYPGAGSARLLSALKDGRAVDTSGLKPLRSNHSLTDWLVFLSSAPMD comes from the exons ATGGCTGAAGCTCGAGC GGTTCTGCGGCGCTGTGATCCGGTTCTCTTGGGTCTCTTCAGAGACTCAGAACCACCTGAAGCAGCTCGGATGGTTCTCCACCTGATG gacagCAGGCGGGTCCAGAAGGTTCTGGGCCGCGAGCAATTTGTTCTGGACTCCATGATGTcgctgctggagaggctggagtCTGCCCGGCAACTGATGACACAGGCCTGCCCCGCCCAGCctg ggggcggggctcgcAGCCGGTGGAAGGCTCTGAAAGGAGACAGCAGGTCCAGGACggaggacacagagacactccTCAGATCTCTGGAGGACAAAGTTCAACAAATACACAAtaggagacacacactcacacaactgGTCCACCAGCTGGAGagcaaggtcacacacacacacacacacacacagagagacacacactcctctccttgtctcatctcctctccttgtctccttcagAAGCAGCAGCATGAAAGGCTGGAGGAGTCTCTGCAGAaggcccagaatgcattgcagtTATGCGACAATCAGCTGAATCAGCTGAGGGCGGAGTCAGAGGCTGCACTCTGTCAGCTGATCGGCTGTCAGCGAATCAGAGATGA GCTGCAGGTGTACGCCTCTTCCCTACAGGACAGCATGCAGATCAACCTGCTgtcattcagccaatcagagctgtGTCTGGAGCTCAGGCCACGCCCCTCTACAGATATGTCGTCCAATGAGCCGGAACTACTGAAGTTGTCAGTCACCTGGAGCCACGGCGACCGCTTCACACTGCAG GTGAGggagggtcctcctggtctggtGGAGGACGGGCTGTCGGGCCGGCGGTCTGAACTGAGCGCCGCCTTGCTGGAGGTGATGCAGTGTTACCTGTGTCAGTtccagctgctgtctgagatcCAGAGACTGAGATCTAG CTTCGCCATCGACTGGCGCCCGGCCCAGCAGGTCCTGGTGTTCCTGAAGTCGGCTCGGCTGGTCTTCACCCTGCAGGTCCAGGACGGGTACCCTGGAGCCGGGTCGGCCCGCCTGCTGTCAGCACTCAAAGACGGCCGAGCTGTGGACACGTCTGGGCTGAAG cctctcagatCTAACCACAGTCTCACTGATTGGTTGGTGTTCCTCAGCAGCGCTCCAATGGACTGA
- the LOC130206542 gene encoding late histone H2A.L3-like — protein sequence MSGRGKGAGKTRAKAKTRSSRAGLQFPVGRVHRHLRKGNYARRVGAGAPVYLAAVLEYLTAEILELAGNAARDNKKTRIIPRHLQLAVRNDEELNKLLGGVTIAQGGVLPNIQAVLLPKKTEKAAKKNILQWSSHVT from the exons ATGTCTGGACGTGGAAAGGGAGCCGGTAAGACCAGAGCGAAGGCCAAGACCAGGTCCTCCAGGGCCGGGCTCCAGTTTCCCGTGGGCCGTGTCCACAGGCACTTGAGGAAGGGTAACTACGCCCGGCGTGTCGGCGCCGGAGCTCCGGTGTACCTGGCGGCGGTGCTGGAGTATCTCACCGCTGAGATCCTGGAGCTGGCCGGGAACGCGGCCCGCGACAACAAGAAGACCCGCATCATCCCCCGTCACCTGCAGCTGGCCGTCCGCAACGACGAGGAGCTCAACAAGCTGCTGGGCGGAGTGACCATCGCTCAGGGCGGCGTGCTGCCCAACATCCAGGCGGTGCTGCTGCCCAAGAAGACTGAGAAGGCCGCCAAGAa GAATATTCTGCAATGGTCGAGTCACGTGACCTGA
- the rec8b gene encoding REC8 meiotic recombination protein b produces the protein MFYYPNVLQRHSGCFSTVWLAATRGIRVTRRELLKVNINRTCGDILDYVTAQVPPPQPNLPRPRFSLYLSSQLQYGVVVVYHKQCGFLLEEAQQTIDRLLRSKRCIYIDIAQSDRLTLDVPDSMYMMEEAEGAHDPFFGLMEPHQLPSPYKIQQLMSGVGATVSQHSLVHSPHSSLDIDGFRSLPAAISMKEKEPCAIPDAEYFEGDDLPEATAREIDLLMDQQDHFHQEVKGPQTDERTGDPEGAESSVDRGPGAERDSVWLLNDESGHPAEVLQGAVSLEMTPLQVAMPTPPSGASGREGDRATESPCEEMGAAPRRQPGGGRRRQLVFADPQVQISERTMKDQIVNRLAETLKLSEVLLDLPSLTMRATPAQLFVAPCGSLLHADLQSLWKQCALLTALPGHGEEEESQQDREILRTERKRRQSSMKEISSESGLQPTEGSSAVDGMLDMSKEDKSVSDAITPASRWSPQEEAQLRMEPIAEENVDMPEAQTEAEDMLSWISSSLQRLGEITFDSLMPPEADRSTAAHTLYKLLELLSARQVTAQQTDPFSDITINAAALRVTT, from the exons ATGTTTTACTACCCTAATGTCCTGCAACGCCACTCTGGCTGTTTTTCTACAGTCTG GCTAGCCGCCACCAGAGGCATCAGGGTCACCCGCAGAGAGCTCCTCAAGGTCAACATCAACCGAACATG CGGGGACATTTTGGACTACGTGACAGCTCAGGTTCCTCCACCGCAACCCAACCTACCAAGGCCTCGGTTCTCCCTCTACCTGTCGTCTCAGCTGCAGTACGGAGTGGTTGTAGTCTACCACAAGCAGTGTGGCTTCCTGCTGG AGGAGGCTCAACAGACCATTGACCGCCTGCTGCGCTCTAAAAGATGCATATATATTGACATAGCTCAGTCTGACAG GTTGACCTTGGATGTGCCTGACAGCATGTACATGATGGAGGAGGCTGAGGGAGCTCATGACCCCTTCTTCGGCCTCATGGAACCACACCAGCTGCCCAGCCCCTACAAAATACAGCAG CTGATGTCGGGGGTTGGAGCAACGGTTTCACAGCACTCTCTGGTGCACAGTCCCCACAGCTCACTGGACATCGATG GTTTCCGGTCCCTTCCGGCTGCCATCTccatgaaggagaaggagccgTGCGCCATCCCCGATGCTGAG TATTTCGAGGGGGACGACCTTCCCGAAGCCACAGCCAGAGAGATCGACTTGCTGATGGATCAACAAGATCATTTCCATCAAG AAGTGAAAGGGCCGCAAACAGACGAGAGAACTGGGGACCCTGAAGGAGCCGAGTCCTCTGTGGACCG tgggccgggAGCCGAGCGGGACAGTGTGTGGCTGCTTAACGACGAGTCGGGTCACCCTGCGGAGGTTCTTCAGGGAGCAGTTTCCCTAGAGATGACCCCACTGCAGGTTGCCATGCCAACCCCACCCTCCGGAGCAtccgggagagagggagacagggccACAGAGAGTCCctgtgaggag ATGGGGGCTGCTCCTCGTCGGCAGCCCGGCGGAGGTCGCAGGCGTCAGCTGGTCTTCGCAGACCCTCAGGTCCAGATATCTGAAAGAACAATGAAGGATCAGATTGTAAACCGGCTGGCCGAGACACTGAAACTG TCTGAGGTGTTGCTGGACTTGCCCTCCCTGACCATGCGTGCCACACCTGCCCAGCTCTTCGTCGCGCCCTGTGGAT CCCTCCTCCATGCTGACCTCCAGTCACTGTGGAAGCAATGCGCCTTGCTCACCGCCCTGCCCGGAcacggggaggaagaggagtcacaGCAGGACAGAGAGATACTgagaacagagaggaagaggaggcagtcGAGCATGAAGGAG atATCCAGTGAGTCAGGACTGCAACCCACTGAGGGCTCAT CTGCAGTGGACGGGATGCTGGACATGTCCAAGGAGGACAAATCCGTAAGCGACGCGATCACTCCCGCCAGCAGATG gTCTCCACAAGAGGAGGCCCAGCTACGGATGGAGCCGATAGCGGAGGAGAATGTCGACATGCCCGAGGCTCAGACTGAGGCGGAGGACATGCTGAG CTGGatctcctccagcctccagaggtTGGGGGAGATCACCTTTGACTCTCTGATGCCCCCAGAGGCTGACCGCTCCACTGCAGCTCACACACTCTACAAACTGCTGG AGCTGCTGTCTGCTCGACAGGTGACCGCACAGCAGACCGATCCCTTCAGTGACATCACCATAAACGCTGCGGCGCTGCGGGTGACcacctga
- the si:ch211-196f5.2 gene encoding uncharacterized protein si:ch211-196f5.2, giving the protein TPAAYIRARGRLVRHFPEASVSRRGRALEQPVSAARRRTDPAEIIEGGGGGGDVTFFLFEVPIRVKLAADETTGLSEEGQADAEQAGGGPDGPASRECPGPRGKTVRVELEWNIPMVVTLPLQMEPDPAHQPFPFLDTTLADLGIQESDVKERVVWVDTKKTQVKNKAGKLKEKEITILEVRVKAQKPGDKQLQEILYSTEAHTDRSFCRTGMNILPWKHRGSGGTGLTPVEMTMALDVENKQPDLTDAQEHREI; this is encoded by the exons acaccggCTGCTTATATCAGAGCACGAGGCCGTCTCGTTAGACACTTCCCAGAGGCCTCGGTCAGCAGAAGAGGCAGAGCTCTGGAGCAGCCGGTATCTGCAGCAAGGCGGCGCACAGATCCGGCAGAGATAATAgagggcggagggggggggggggacgtcacTTTCTTCTTGTTTGAGGTTCCGATCAGAGTCAAGCTGGCAGCAGACGAGACAACGGGCCTGTCGGAGGAGGGGCAGGCCGACGCAGAGCAGGCCGGCGGAGGACCGGACGGCCCAGCAAGCAGGGAGTGCCCCGGGCCTCGGGGCAAGACGGTGCGTGTCGAGCTGGAGTGGAACATCCCCATGGTGGTGACCCTGCCCCTCCAGATGGAGCCCGACCCGGCGCACCAACCATTCCCCTTCCTGGACACGACACTGGCCGACCTGGGCATCCAAGA gTCCGATGTGAAGGAGAGGGTGGTGTGGGTCGACACCAAGAAGACCCAGGTTAAGAACAAAGCAGGGAAGCTGAAGGAGAAAGAGATCACCATCCTCGAG GTGAGAGTGAAAGCCCAGAAGCCCGGAGACAAGCAGCTCCAGGAGATCCTGTACAGCACCGAGGCCCACACTGACCGCTCCTTCTGCCGCACAGGAATGAACATCCTGCCGTGGAAACACAGAGGATCAG GGGGGACCGGACTGACCCCGGTGGAGATGACGATGGCCCTGGACGTGGAGAACAAGCAGCCCGACTTGACCGATGCCCAGGAACACCGGGAGATCTGA